One segment of Methanolinea mesophila DNA contains the following:
- a CDS encoding thiolase domain-containing protein, with protein MRPVAVIGAGCTTFGEKWNTSFRNLFVEAGMLALEDANLSGEQIDAMYVGNMSAGRFVEQEHIGALIADYSGLASHHIPSTRVEAACASGGLSFRQAVIAVASGMEDIVVAAGVEKMTDVATGASVDTLAGAADREWEGFAGATFPGLYAMIATNYTHRYGLTREQLAQVAVKNHFNGARNPIAQFQQEITIDTVMKSSLVADPLRLFDCSPITDGAAAVIVAPLDRAREFTDTPIKVIASAQASDTIALHDRRDISTLDATVAAGKRAFEMAKLTHKDIDMVEVHDCFTIAELCAIEDLGFCPKGQAGKLTAEGVTALDGDLPVNTSGGLKACGHPVGATGIKQVFEIVQQLRGEAGRRQIDGARIGMTHNVGGTGATVAVHILEV; from the coding sequence ATGAGACCGGTAGCAGTGATCGGTGCAGGGTGCACCACCTTCGGAGAGAAGTGGAACACCTCGTTCCGGAACCTCTTTGTCGAGGCGGGAATGCTGGCCCTGGAGGACGCGAACCTCTCCGGCGAGCAGATCGACGCCATGTATGTGGGCAATATGAGCGCCGGGCGTTTCGTGGAACAGGAACATATCGGGGCACTCATCGCAGACTACTCGGGGCTGGCCTCCCACCACATCCCCTCGACCAGGGTCGAGGCCGCCTGTGCCTCCGGAGGGCTCTCCTTCCGCCAGGCGGTCATCGCGGTCGCCTCCGGGATGGAGGATATCGTGGTGGCGGCAGGCGTGGAGAAGATGACCGACGTGGCCACCGGGGCGAGCGTGGACACCCTTGCGGGTGCAGCCGACCGGGAGTGGGAAGGGTTTGCCGGGGCGACGTTCCCCGGGCTCTACGCGATGATCGCCACCAATTACACCCACCGGTACGGGCTCACCCGGGAGCAGCTCGCACAGGTCGCGGTGAAAAACCACTTCAACGGGGCGAGGAACCCTATCGCGCAGTTCCAGCAGGAGATTACCATCGATACGGTGATGAAGTCCTCCCTGGTCGCTGACCCCCTGCGGCTCTTCGACTGCTCTCCCATCACCGACGGCGCAGCGGCGGTCATCGTGGCCCCCCTGGACCGGGCCCGGGAATTCACCGACACCCCCATAAAGGTGATCGCGAGCGCCCAGGCGAGCGATACCATCGCGCTCCACGACCGGCGTGACATCAGCACGCTCGACGCGACCGTCGCGGCAGGGAAGCGGGCCTTCGAGATGGCGAAACTCACCCACAAGGACATCGACATGGTGGAGGTGCATGACTGCTTCACCATCGCGGAGCTCTGCGCCATAGAGGACCTCGGGTTCTGCCCCAAGGGACAGGCCGGGAAGCTCACCGCAGAGGGGGTCACCGCACTCGACGGCGACCTGCCGGTCAACACCAGCGGCGGACTGAAGGCCTGCGGCCATCCCGTCGGGGCGACCGGGATCAAGCAGGTCTTCGAGATCGTCCAGCAGCTGCGGGGCGAAGCGGGCAGGCGGCAGATCGACGGCGCCCGGATAGGGATGACCCACAACGTGGGAGGCACCGGGGCCACGGTCGCGGTACATATCCTGGAGGTGTAA
- a CDS encoding Zn-ribbon domain-containing OB-fold protein — protein sequence MSVARFWRKIPQRYNLVGTQCTTCGSYFFPPRTFCPECRRAGVIVEHRFKGTGEVVTHTVVRSASEQFEQMTPYVLAIVQLDEGPRVTGQVVCAPEEVKIGMRVKPVFRRISTDGESGVIYYGTKYIPDE from the coding sequence ATGTCGGTCGCACGATTCTGGAGAAAGATCCCCCAGCGCTACAACCTGGTGGGGACCCAGTGCACCACCTGCGGGAGTTACTTCTTCCCGCCGAGGACGTTCTGCCCGGAGTGCAGGAGGGCGGGGGTCATCGTGGAGCACCGGTTCAAGGGGACCGGCGAAGTGGTCACCCACACCGTGGTGCGGAGCGCGAGCGAGCAGTTTGAACAGATGACCCCCTACGTGCTGGCCATCGTCCAGCTGGACGAGGGGCCCCGGGTCACCGGCCAGGTGGTCTGCGCCCCTGAAGAGGTGAAGATCGGGATGAGAGTGAAACCGGTCTTCCGCCGCATCTCCACCGACGGGGAGAGCGGGGTCATCTACTACGGGACCAAGTACATCCCCGACGAATAA
- a CDS encoding class I SAM-dependent methyltransferase, which translates to MKVPLREGEKVRQELAGKDLLDRSLRPKALEGCLLIPVLAPGPGNLRCTFHSLPPQEELPRHELVGGIAIMPERDVGAAEFLLRARPVIHTVLFPESEVEGEFRTRSFEVLAGEPTTKTTVTEYGHRFVIDLSAAYFSARLATERQRVLGQVAPGESVLDMFTGVGPFAITLADVASFVVASDLNPGAVLLLLENIRLNRVKNVLPACADAARLDRVLHWKFDRVVMNYPLDPVPFLPHAMRLCRPGGWIHCYMLQSEEGALLPSLHDYPVASCTEHMVRSYSPGKWHAVYDIRLE; encoded by the coding sequence ATGAAAGTCCCCTTGCGCGAGGGGGAGAAGGTCCGGCAGGAGCTTGCCGGGAAGGACCTCCTGGACCGGAGTCTCCGGCCAAAGGCTCTCGAGGGCTGTCTCCTTATCCCGGTGCTCGCTCCCGGTCCCGGCAACCTGCGTTGCACATTCCATTCACTCCCGCCCCAGGAAGAGCTCCCCCGGCACGAGCTCGTGGGGGGGATTGCGATCATGCCCGAGCGTGACGTGGGGGCGGCGGAGTTCCTTCTCCGGGCCCGTCCCGTCATCCACACGGTCCTTTTCCCGGAATCCGAGGTCGAAGGGGAGTTCCGCACCCGGTCCTTCGAGGTCCTCGCCGGGGAGCCCACCACGAAAACGACGGTGACGGAGTACGGGCACCGGTTCGTGATCGACCTCTCCGCCGCGTACTTCTCCGCCCGGCTCGCAACCGAACGGCAGCGGGTCCTCGGGCAGGTCGCCCCCGGGGAGTCCGTGCTAGACATGTTCACCGGGGTGGGGCCGTTCGCCATTACCCTGGCAGACGTCGCGTCGTTCGTGGTCGCCTCGGACCTCAACCCCGGAGCGGTCCTGCTCCTGCTGGAGAATATCCGGCTGAACAGGGTGAAGAACGTGCTCCCGGCCTGCGCCGACGCAGCCCGCCTTGACCGGGTGCTTCACTGGAAGTTCGACCGTGTAGTCATGAACTATCCCCTGGACCCGGTCCCCTTCCTTCCTCACGCCATGCGGCTCTGCCGGCCGGGTGGATGGATCCACTGTTACATGCTGCAGTCCGAAGAAGGGGCACTTCTCCCCTCCCTGCACGATTACCCGGTTGCTTCCTGCACCGAACACATGGTGCGTTCGTATTCCCCAGGCAAGTGGCATGCGGTGTATGATATCAGGCTCGAATGA
- a CDS encoding AI-2E family transporter, with protein MAPDLPLSEPTRILMFIAGIIIVLAGMKAASPIIAPIAFSVFLAVIFGMLFSWLEKKGLSTRLALLMTLATFFTIIAVFIAVIVGSLFRILAEIPSYQLDLETNLGMAAPYLNAAGFDPAWLSLPSLVRFLATSAGGLAAGFLDLAIVFFVIIFTTVFLILEAGGFSAKIRGVIGTYRPGDVEKFTLLARKNVDYIIVRTEVNLAMGIGTALLLTVIGVEYAIFWGFLAFLLGFIPYVGFWLAVIPPMLLAWFQIGPLAAIAVLAGCAVINTLVEYIMFPQIAGRSLSLSPAVVFISLIFWGFILGGIGVLIAVPLTLAVQMVAELFEETRWIAILLGPSPKDDPGTA; from the coding sequence ATGGCCCCAGACCTACCCCTCTCCGAACCAACCAGGATCCTGATGTTCATCGCCGGGATAATCATCGTCCTTGCCGGAATGAAGGCGGCATCTCCTATCATCGCACCGATTGCATTTTCGGTATTCCTGGCGGTCATCTTCGGGATGCTCTTCTCCTGGCTGGAAAAGAAGGGGCTCTCGACCCGGCTGGCCCTCCTGATGACCCTGGCAACTTTTTTCACTATCATAGCGGTTTTTATTGCCGTGATTGTCGGGTCTCTCTTCCGGATTCTCGCGGAGATACCGAGCTACCAGCTCGATCTGGAAACCAACCTCGGGATGGCCGCGCCCTACCTCAATGCGGCGGGATTCGATCCGGCATGGCTATCCCTTCCCAGTCTGGTCCGTTTCCTTGCAACAAGTGCGGGCGGATTAGCGGCCGGGTTTCTTGATCTGGCGATCGTTTTTTTTGTGATTATCTTCACCACGGTCTTCCTGATCCTCGAGGCCGGAGGTTTCTCTGCCAAGATCAGGGGCGTTATCGGGACGTACCGCCCCGGGGACGTGGAAAAGTTTACACTGCTCGCCCGGAAGAACGTTGATTATATTATCGTCAGGACCGAAGTGAACCTGGCCATGGGTATCGGGACCGCACTCCTGCTCACGGTGATTGGAGTTGAATACGCCATTTTCTGGGGGTTCCTTGCGTTCCTGCTCGGGTTCATCCCGTATGTCGGTTTCTGGCTCGCCGTTATCCCCCCCATGCTCCTGGCCTGGTTCCAGATAGGTCCCCTTGCTGCCATTGCGGTGCTGGCCGGGTGTGCGGTGATCAACACCCTGGTCGAATACATTATGTTCCCCCAGATAGCGGGGCGTTCACTCTCCTTATCCCCCGCCGTGGTGTTCATCTCCCTAATCTTCTGGGGATTTATCCTTGGGGGCATAGGTGTCCTTATCGCCGTTCCCCTGACCCTTGCCGTCCAGATGGTTGCCGAACTGTTTGAGGAGACCCGGTGGATCGCGATCCTTCTCGGGCCGTCTCCGAAGGATGACCCGGGGACGGCATAA
- a CDS encoding AI-2E family transporter gives MPSETFRYDLLTITLIFLILATVFVIYYPLAATIILGLTVAIVVHPLNRKLSARMTPARAAGLTTLLVAVVAGFALSFLAAILIGEGSLIFSMIRSITVWMSSIAPTAIISGAIVAETIDSVVIFIKVAIIPLLTSVPIILFHAFILFLTVYLFLLKGPDISRQVMSALPGRLGESIEKISGLVVNTLYAIYIVSVEVAIISFILSLPFYYLLGYPTYLPLAIMTGLAMFIPIFGPLLIMVFLVFYNLAIGDIPGLLVALFVIYPVALWLPGGYIRPRLMGRRVSIHPVLIMIGILGGISIMGIIGLILGPLFIALLVASYQILIDQLTMAKNQSSDQTPS, from the coding sequence ATGCCATCTGAAACCTTCAGATACGACTTATTGACCATCACCCTGATCTTTCTCATCCTCGCCACCGTATTTGTCATCTATTATCCTCTCGCAGCAACCATCATCCTCGGCCTGACGGTTGCCATCGTGGTGCATCCTCTCAACCGCAAACTGTCCGCACGGATGACTCCTGCAAGAGCAGCCGGGCTCACGACCCTCCTGGTTGCGGTGGTGGCGGGATTCGCGCTCTCATTTCTCGCAGCCATCCTGATCGGGGAAGGCAGTTTAATCTTCAGCATGATCCGGTCAATAACCGTATGGATGTCATCGATCGCTCCCACCGCGATAATTTCCGGGGCTATCGTGGCAGAAACAATCGACAGCGTAGTTATCTTCATCAAGGTAGCAATCATTCCGCTTCTGACTTCGGTACCGATCATCCTGTTCCATGCGTTCATTCTCTTTCTCACGGTCTACCTTTTCCTGTTGAAAGGCCCTGATATCTCCCGGCAGGTCATGTCGGCCCTGCCGGGACGGCTGGGAGAATCGATCGAGAAGATCTCGGGGCTGGTCGTCAACACATTGTACGCGATCTATATCGTCAGCGTCGAAGTGGCGATTATTTCATTCATCCTTTCATTGCCGTTCTATTACCTGCTCGGGTATCCGACGTATCTCCCGCTGGCGATTATGACCGGACTGGCGATGTTCATCCCGATCTTCGGTCCTCTGTTGATCATGGTATTCCTCGTTTTCTATAACCTCGCGATCGGAGACATCCCGGGTTTGCTGGTTGCCCTGTTCGTCATCTATCCGGTGGCCCTTTGGTTACCGGGCGGCTATATCCGCCCAAGGCTGATGGGAAGGAGGGTCAGTATTCATCCTGTGCTGATAATGATAGGGATACTCGGCGGCATCTCGATCATGGGCATCATCGGACTGATCCTGGGACCGTTGTTCATCGCTCTCCTGGTCGCATCATACCAGATACTGATCGACCAGCTGACCATGGCCAAGAACCAAAGCAGCGACCAGACCCCTTCCTGA
- the hmgA gene encoding hydroxymethylglutaryl-CoA reductase (NADPH), which yields MDEYLARLRAGTLKLYALEQELSPGEAVWLRRRYIEEETGVSLEKVGSYTIGVDRVVKKNCENMIGCVQVPVGVAGPLAVKGEYAKGSFWLPLATTEGALVASVNRGASAITRAGGAEVRVLHDGITRAPAFAADSVVHAKNVAGWVESHRAEIAAAAESTTSHGKLTDVVTTITGTTVFVRMEFDSKDAMGMNMVTIGGQKAAELIAKETGARLVTLSGNMCTDKKPAAVNLIRGRGRSVVAGVHLNHDQIRDILKTDARTLVEVNTRKNLVGSATAVSLGFNAHVANVIAAAYIACGQDPAHVVEGSMAITTMDPTEHGVYAAVTLRDLPLGTVGGGTGVETQAECLKLLGVAGSGDPPGYNARKFAEIVAAGVLAGEISLVGAQAAQHLARAHQQLGR from the coding sequence ATGGACGAGTACCTCGCCCGTCTCCGTGCGGGAACCCTGAAACTCTATGCCCTGGAGCAGGAGCTTTCCCCGGGGGAGGCGGTCTGGCTCCGGCGGCGCTATATCGAAGAGGAGACCGGGGTATCCCTGGAGAAGGTCGGGTCCTACACCATCGGTGTGGACCGGGTGGTAAAAAAGAACTGTGAGAACATGATCGGGTGCGTGCAGGTCCCGGTGGGAGTCGCGGGACCGCTCGCGGTGAAGGGCGAGTACGCGAAAGGGTCCTTCTGGCTCCCGCTCGCCACTACCGAGGGGGCGCTTGTCGCTTCGGTGAACCGGGGTGCGAGTGCCATTACCCGGGCGGGAGGAGCGGAGGTCCGCGTGCTCCACGACGGCATTACCCGTGCCCCGGCGTTTGCTGCCGACTCGGTGGTGCACGCCAAGAACGTGGCCGGATGGGTGGAGTCCCACCGGGCGGAGATCGCCGCGGCCGCCGAGAGCACCACCTCGCACGGGAAACTCACCGACGTGGTAACCACCATCACCGGCACCACGGTCTTCGTGCGTATGGAGTTCGATTCAAAAGACGCCATGGGAATGAACATGGTCACCATCGGGGGCCAGAAAGCGGCCGAACTTATCGCGAAAGAGACCGGCGCCCGACTGGTGACCCTCTCGGGGAACATGTGCACCGACAAGAAGCCTGCCGCGGTGAACCTTATCCGGGGGAGGGGGAGGAGCGTGGTCGCGGGGGTGCACCTGAACCACGACCAGATCCGGGATATCCTGAAGACCGACGCACGGACGCTCGTCGAGGTGAACACCCGGAAGAACCTGGTGGGTTCCGCGACGGCGGTCTCGCTCGGGTTCAACGCCCACGTCGCGAATGTCATCGCCGCGGCCTATATCGCCTGCGGGCAGGACCCCGCCCACGTGGTCGAAGGGAGCATGGCCATCACCACAATGGACCCCACGGAGCACGGGGTGTACGCGGCGGTGACGCTCCGCGATCTCCCCCTGGGGACCGTGGGAGGAGGGACCGGGGTGGAGACCCAGGCGGAGTGCCTGAAACTGCTCGGCGTCGCCGGGAGCGGGGACCCGCCGGGATACAATGCCAGGAAGTTCGCCGAGATCGTCGCGGCAGGGGTGCTTGCCGGGGAGATCTCCCTGGTCGGGGCCCAGGCGGCCCAGCACCTTGCCCGTGCGCACCAGCAGCTCGGCAGGTAA
- the rimI gene encoding ribosomal protein S18-alanine N-acetyltransferase produces MTGRATIRRARMADIPVIVDIEAESFPDPWTAGTFLELLEYSPTTFFVADTGTDIAGFVAGGLEDTGEEIYGHICNLAVSSRFRRTGIGRDLVRRLEHQFIIESASGIQLEVRLANLPAQRFYRILGYREVFQIAKYYANGEDAVVMMKWFGI; encoded by the coding sequence ATGACCGGTCGTGCCACAATCCGGCGGGCCAGGATGGCAGATATCCCGGTAATCGTGGATATCGAGGCCGAATCGTTCCCCGATCCCTGGACTGCGGGCACGTTCCTGGAGCTGCTGGAGTACTCCCCCACCACCTTTTTTGTTGCCGATACGGGCACGGATATCGCGGGGTTCGTCGCCGGGGGGCTCGAGGATACCGGGGAAGAGATCTACGGGCATATCTGTAATCTCGCAGTTTCCTCCCGTTTCCGGCGGACAGGGATCGGGCGCGACCTCGTCCGCCGTCTCGAGCACCAGTTCATCATCGAGAGCGCTTCGGGGATACAACTGGAAGTACGGCTCGCAAATCTCCCGGCACAGCGTTTTTACCGGATCCTGGGGTACCGGGAGGTATTCCAGATCGCGAAGTACTATGCCAATGGTGAGGACGCGGTCGTGATGATGAAGTGGTTCGGGATCTGA
- a CDS encoding DUF1015 domain-containing protein, translated as MVHIFRFAGVRPRESEAPRIAAVPYDVVTTEEAAACIHDNGLSFLRISRPDALLPDLPPTDDEVYRTGSRNFQEFLAKGLMVRDGEPSMYIYRVSAPGQTYIGLCCGLDVQDYEKEVIRRHELTRYDKEEDRTRHIDAVNAHTGPVVLLYRDANGGQACLEALIADMVPVAEVAWEGDTLHQVFHISDPAALSRLEALFDPVERLYIADGHHRAKSAVNVSKKRKEEGRWCGECDHFMGVLFAHDGVKIHGYSRLVTDLGGYAPWAFMARVRDRFEVRPCGKVDACGFHIPPIPEHARGYHVIHMYLAGEWYECSRPVSPGEGPIENLDVSVLQREVLTPLLFITDPRGDPRLQYLGGARPLADLEEMVDQGEYEVAFAMQPVKVETVLEIADKGGIMPPKSTWFEPKLLSGLVVHTLD; from the coding sequence ATGGTTCATATTTTCCGTTTTGCGGGCGTCCGGCCGAGGGAATCCGAAGCGCCGCGGATTGCGGCGGTGCCGTACGATGTGGTCACCACCGAGGAGGCCGCCGCCTGCATCCATGATAACGGCCTGAGTTTCCTGCGGATAAGCCGGCCGGATGCCCTCCTGCCCGATCTCCCCCCCACCGACGACGAGGTGTACCGGACCGGGAGCCGGAACTTCCAGGAGTTCCTCGCGAAGGGGCTGATGGTCAGGGACGGGGAGCCATCCATGTACATCTACCGGGTCTCAGCCCCGGGCCAGACCTACATTGGCCTCTGTTGCGGGCTCGATGTCCAGGACTACGAGAAGGAGGTGATCCGGCGGCACGAACTCACCCGGTACGACAAGGAAGAGGACCGCACCCGGCACATCGACGCGGTGAACGCCCACACAGGACCGGTGGTACTTCTCTACCGGGACGCGAACGGGGGGCAGGCCTGCCTCGAGGCCCTTATCGCAGACATGGTGCCGGTCGCCGAAGTGGCGTGGGAGGGAGATACCCTGCACCAGGTCTTCCATATCAGCGACCCGGCGGCCCTCTCGCGGCTGGAAGCCCTGTTCGATCCGGTGGAGCGGCTCTACATCGCCGACGGGCACCACCGGGCGAAATCCGCGGTGAACGTGTCCAAAAAGAGGAAAGAGGAAGGGAGGTGGTGCGGTGAGTGCGACCACTTCATGGGCGTCCTTTTCGCCCACGACGGGGTAAAGATCCACGGGTACAGCAGGCTTGTCACCGACCTCGGCGGGTATGCCCCCTGGGCGTTCATGGCCCGGGTGCGCGACCGGTTCGAGGTCCGGCCCTGCGGGAAGGTGGACGCGTGCGGCTTTCATATCCCGCCAATCCCCGAGCATGCCCGGGGCTACCACGTGATCCACATGTACCTCGCCGGGGAATGGTACGAGTGCTCCCGCCCGGTGAGTCCGGGGGAGGGGCCGATCGAGAACCTCGACGTCTCCGTCCTGCAGCGCGAGGTGCTTACCCCGCTCCTCTTCATCACCGACCCCCGGGGAGACCCGCGGCTGCAGTACCTGGGAGGCGCCCGCCCTCTCGCGGACCTCGAAGAGATGGTGGACCAGGGGGAGTACGAGGTGGCGTTCGCGATGCAGCCCGTTAAGGTGGAGACCGTGCTGGAGATCGCCGACAAGGGAGGGATCATGCCCCCCAAGTCCACCTGGTTCGAACCGAAGCTTCTCTCGGGGCTCGTGGTCCATACCCTGGACTAG
- the hisG gene encoding ATP phosphoribosyltransferase: MISIALPKGSLEAQTLQLFKEADLEVRRGERDYNPRIDDARIGKVKILRPQEIPKYVEMGYFDLGISGLDWVKETAARVREVSALHYSKTGEGNVKIVVAVHQSEDINDVGQIRPNSRVTTEYPEITREYFGRLGIPVELFHSYGASEAKVPDLMDVVVDLTETGTTLRKNGLKIIGQIMESYTMIIANRESFEDPGKRKAIEEIVTLLQGVIEARHQVLLTMNVPEKSMDVVIAALPALKTPTVSRLHGIDYYSIQTVVDKGMVNTLIPNLKAAGAVDILEIPITKIVR, translated from the coding sequence ATGATAAGTATAGCATTGCCCAAGGGCAGCCTCGAGGCCCAGACCCTCCAGCTCTTCAAAGAGGCGGACCTGGAGGTGCGCCGGGGTGAACGCGATTACAACCCCCGGATCGACGACGCACGGATAGGGAAGGTGAAGATCCTCCGGCCGCAGGAGATCCCCAAGTATGTGGAGATGGGGTACTTCGACCTGGGTATTTCCGGGCTCGACTGGGTGAAAGAGACCGCGGCCCGTGTGCGGGAGGTCTCCGCCCTTCACTACAGCAAGACCGGCGAGGGGAACGTGAAGATCGTGGTGGCGGTCCACCAGAGCGAGGATATCAACGACGTGGGGCAGATCCGGCCGAACAGCCGGGTGACCACCGAGTATCCCGAGATCACCAGGGAATACTTCGGCAGGCTGGGGATCCCGGTGGAACTCTTCCACTCCTACGGGGCGTCTGAAGCGAAGGTGCCGGATCTCATGGACGTGGTCGTAGACCTCACCGAGACCGGGACCACGCTCCGGAAGAACGGCCTGAAGATCATCGGGCAGATCATGGAGTCTTACACCATGATCATCGCTAACCGGGAGAGTTTCGAAGACCCCGGGAAGCGGAAGGCCATAGAGGAGATCGTCACCCTGCTCCAGGGGGTGATCGAGGCCCGCCACCAGGTGCTCCTCACCATGAACGTCCCGGAAAAGTCGATGGACGTGGTGATCGCGGCTCTTCCGGCCTTGAAGACACCCACGGTCAGCAGGCTGCACGGGATCGACTACTACAGCATCCAGACGGTGGTCGACAAGGGAATGGTCAACACGCTCATCCCCAACCTTAAAGCCGCCGGTGCGGTGGACATCCTGGAAATTCCCATTACAAAGATCGTGCGGTAG
- a CDS encoding RNase H family protein, which yields MLSLFLQKSSPESLFFEGIHSCTQSFPDVDAMDNRIDIMVDGSGDGHSIALFPGEEVYVAYERGASNNEAEFNAVILALENLPARARARIRTDSQVVVWHLTRKNKTTPPAFFKKSLAIQDLIVEKDLSVEIRWIPRSENGADRHLRHYIQSLCGAAGNEPLHRKVRRLEAENLRLKAKLRKAMKMLENRPVIIRDAVQPSWEMMES from the coding sequence ATGCTCTCTCTTTTTCTTCAAAAATCCTCTCCTGAATCGCTCTTTTTCGAAGGAATTCATTCCTGCACCCAATCTTTTCCGGACGTGGACGCGATGGACAACAGGATCGATATCATGGTGGACGGGAGCGGCGACGGGCACTCCATCGCCCTGTTCCCCGGCGAAGAAGTGTACGTGGCCTACGAACGCGGTGCGTCGAACAACGAGGCCGAATTCAACGCGGTAATACTGGCCCTTGAAAACCTCCCCGCACGGGCACGGGCCCGGATCCGGACCGACAGCCAAGTGGTGGTATGGCACCTCACCCGGAAGAACAAGACCACCCCGCCCGCGTTCTTCAAAAAGAGCCTGGCGATCCAGGACCTGATCGTGGAAAAAGACCTTTCGGTGGAGATCCGCTGGATCCCCCGGAGCGAGAACGGTGCCGACCGGCACCTGCGCCACTATATCCAGAGCCTCTGCGGTGCCGCGGGGAACGAACCGCTCCACCGGAAGGTACGGCGGCTCGAGGCGGAGAACCTCCGGCTCAAGGCGAAGCTCCGGAAAGCGATGAAGATGCTGGAGAACCGGCCGGTGATCATCAGGGATGCGGTGCAGCCTTCCTGGGAAATGATGGAGAGCTGA